Proteins co-encoded in one Aptenodytes patagonicus chromosome 14, bAptPat1.pri.cur, whole genome shotgun sequence genomic window:
- the SRSF6 gene encoding serine/arginine-rich splicing factor 6: MPRVYIGRLSYHVREKDIQRFFSGYGRLLEVDLKNGYGFVEFEDSRDADDAVYELNGKDLCGERVIVEHARGPRRDRDGYSYSSRSGGGGGYSSRRQSGRDKYGPPVRTEYRLIVENLSSRCSWQDLKDFMRQAGEVTYADAHKERTNEGVIEFRSYSDMKRALDKLDGTEINGRKIRLVEDKPRSSHRRSYSGSRSRSRSRRRSRSRSRRSRSSRSRSRSVSKSRSRSKSRSRSKDRSRSRSKSRKSRSKSKSKPKSDRGSRSHSRSKEKSEKSRSRSRSRSRSPKENGKGDAKSKSRSRSRSRSNSPQQQPSAKARSESPPKRAASRSRSRSRSKSRSRSRSSSRD, from the exons ATGCCGCGCGTCTATATTGGCCGCCTGAGCTACCACGTCCGGGAGAAGGACATCCAGCGCTTCTTCAGCGGCTATGGCCGCCTGCTCGAGGTCGACCTCAAAAACGG ttacGGCTTCGTGGAGTTCGAGGACTCCCGAGACGCCGACGATGCCGTTTACGAGCTGAACGGCAAGGATCTGTGCGGGGAGCGCGTGATCGTGGAGCAcgcccgcggcccccgccgcgACAGGGACGGGTACAGCTACAGTAGTCGCA GTGGGGGTGGTGGCGGATATAGCAGTCGGAGACAATCTGGAAGAGATAAATACGGACCGCCTGTTCGTACAGAGTACAGACTGATTGTTGAAAACCTGTCCAGTCGCTGTAGTTGGCAGGATTTGAAA GATTTCATGAGGCAAGCTGGTGAGGTAACCTATGCAGATGCTCACAAAGAACGTACAAATGAAGGAGTGATTGAGTTCCGATCTTACTCGGACATGAAGCGTGCCCTGGACAAACTGGATGGCACAGAGATAAACGGAAGGAAGATCAGGCTGGTTGAGGACAAGCCGCGGTCAAGCCATAGGCGATCTTACTCTGGCAGCAGGTCAAG GTCACGATCTAGAAGACGGTCTAGAAGCAGAAGTCGTAGAAGTAGGAGCAgccgcagcaggtcccgtagtgTCTCCAAAAGCCGTTCGCG ATCTAAATCCAGGTCAAGAAGCAAAGACCGCTCACGCTCCAGATCTAAAAGCAGGAAGTCTAGATCAAAGAGCAAATCGAAACCCAAGTCTGACAGGGGTTCACGCTCTCACAGCAGATCCAAGGAGAAGTCTGAGAAGTCTCGGTCCAGATCCAGGTCCAGGTCTCGATCTCCCAAAGAAAATGGTAAAGGAGATGCTAAGTCTAAGTCCAGGTCACGGAGTAGGTCTCGTTCCAATTCTCCGCAGCAGCAGCCATCTGCCAAGGCTCGTTCAGAGTCACCACCCAAAAGAGCTGCATCGAGGTCCCGCTCCAGATCTCGTTCAAAATCTCGCTCACGATCAAGATCTAGTTCAAGAGATTAA